A region from the Hippoglossus hippoglossus isolate fHipHip1 chromosome 16, fHipHip1.pri, whole genome shotgun sequence genome encodes:
- the LOC117776510 gene encoding carcinoembryonic antigen-related cell adhesion molecule 6-like isoform X2, producing MKRGTWTVGGSLILNWVGAQEAVVPGYSGRATVNVLTGALTLSSVRVADSGVYVVQSTDPQLQANASISVYEPISNVTLKANQTDFIEFNTSAVASCSVSSGSSLSFLWMNGSSEVTASDRVQLTDGYSSLTIVNMSRYDPGPFRCRVSNPVSNGTSDPLSFTIIYGPDNMALTVNGSFSVGSNLTMRCSAQSNPPAQLHWAFRGDSLNRTGPLLELYGVTEDQSGPYSCVAFNNHTNMNSSISSHVTITKSGSKQQAVNVWLLSLLLSVGFLFSLQDFAVPSVHGRL from the exons ATGAAGAGAGGGACCTGGACAGTGGGAGGCTCCCTCATCCTCAACTGGGTGGGGGCCCAGGAGGCGGTGGTCCCCGGTTACAGCGGCAGGGCCACAGTCAACGTCCTCACTGGAGCTCTGACTCTGAGCTCCGTCAGGGTGGCTGACTCAGGGGTCTACGTGGTGCAGAGCACTGACCCCCAGCTTCAGGCCAACGCTTCCATCTCTGTTTATG AACCCATTTCCAATGTAACGCTGAAGGCAAATCAAACCGACTTCATTGAGTTCAACACTTCAGCAGTCGCTTCATGCTCTGTCTCCTCTGgatcctccctctccttcctctggaTGAACGGCAGCTCCGAGGTCACGGCCAGCGACAGAGTTCAGCTCACCGATGGATACTCCTCTCTCACTATCGTCAACATGAGCCGCTATGACCCCGGACCATTCAGGTGTCGTGTGTCCAATCCTGTCAGTAACGGCACCAGTGATCCATTAAGTTTTACCATCATCT ACGGCCCAGACAACATGGCTCTCACAGTGAATGGATCCTTTTCAGTTGGATCCAATCTGACCATGCGCTGCTCCGCTCAGTCCAACCCTCCAGCTCAGCTCCACTGGGCTTTCCGAGGAGATTCTTTGAACAGGACCGGCCCACTGTTGGAGCTGTACGGCGTCACCGAGGATCAAAGTGGTCCCTATTCCTGTGTGGCCTTTAACAATCACACCAACATGAACAGCAGCATCAGCTCACACGTCACAATAACAA AGTCGGGATCTAAACAACAGGCCGTCAATGTgtggctcctctctctgctgttatcGGTGGGATTCCTCTTCTCGTTGCAAG ATTTTGCTGTTCCTTCAGTCCATGGACGACTTTGA
- the LOC117776510 gene encoding carcinoembryonic antigen-related cell adhesion molecule 6-like isoform X1 translates to MEMKREGALAIILLGLIQCFLASAAVEIQASTNPAVVGATLTLSLSPPPSMKRGTWTVGGSLILNWVGAQEAVVPGYSGRATVNVLTGALTLSSVRVADSGVYVVQSTDPQLQANASISVYEPISNVTLKANQTDFIEFNTSAVASCSVSSGSSLSFLWMNGSSEVTASDRVQLTDGYSSLTIVNMSRYDPGPFRCRVSNPVSNGTSDPLSFTIIYGPDNMALTVNGSFSVGSNLTMRCSAQSNPPAQLHWAFRGDSLNRTGPLLELYGVTEDQSGPYSCVAFNNHTNMNSSISSHVTITKSGSKQQAVNVWLLSLLLSVGFLFSLQDFAVPSVHGRL, encoded by the exons ATGGAGATGAAACGAGAAGGAGCCCTGGCTATTATATTGCTGGGTTTAATACAAT gttttctggcctctgctgctgtggagatcCAGGCCTCCACCAACCCTGCGGTGGTCGGGGCCACGCTgacactgtctctgtctcctccaccaTCCATGAAGAGAGGGACCTGGACAGTGGGAGGCTCCCTCATCCTCAACTGGGTGGGGGCCCAGGAGGCGGTGGTCCCCGGTTACAGCGGCAGGGCCACAGTCAACGTCCTCACTGGAGCTCTGACTCTGAGCTCCGTCAGGGTGGCTGACTCAGGGGTCTACGTGGTGCAGAGCACTGACCCCCAGCTTCAGGCCAACGCTTCCATCTCTGTTTATG AACCCATTTCCAATGTAACGCTGAAGGCAAATCAAACCGACTTCATTGAGTTCAACACTTCAGCAGTCGCTTCATGCTCTGTCTCCTCTGgatcctccctctccttcctctggaTGAACGGCAGCTCCGAGGTCACGGCCAGCGACAGAGTTCAGCTCACCGATGGATACTCCTCTCTCACTATCGTCAACATGAGCCGCTATGACCCCGGACCATTCAGGTGTCGTGTGTCCAATCCTGTCAGTAACGGCACCAGTGATCCATTAAGTTTTACCATCATCT ACGGCCCAGACAACATGGCTCTCACAGTGAATGGATCCTTTTCAGTTGGATCCAATCTGACCATGCGCTGCTCCGCTCAGTCCAACCCTCCAGCTCAGCTCCACTGGGCTTTCCGAGGAGATTCTTTGAACAGGACCGGCCCACTGTTGGAGCTGTACGGCGTCACCGAGGATCAAAGTGGTCCCTATTCCTGTGTGGCCTTTAACAATCACACCAACATGAACAGCAGCATCAGCTCACACGTCACAATAACAA AGTCGGGATCTAAACAACAGGCCGTCAATGTgtggctcctctctctgctgttatcGGTGGGATTCCTCTTCTCGTTGCAAG ATTTTGCTGTTCCTTCAGTCCATGGACGACTTTGA